The Streptomyces sp. NBC_00162 genome window below encodes:
- a CDS encoding YceI family protein has product MFGRRRGMETAGSSSPHTSATLTLPPRAGLLSCRVLDTVHQPVRQATFEVTDPIGRRIVRGETDPYGGFTAAVPEGEYRLSVTAEGYAPFHGATLVGDPAQPGTGEIILDAVEPPLLPQPGHWELDPTHSSIAFTARHIGFARIGGRFNTFAGAVRIADRMEDSSMHVIIDAASIDTGVRLRDDHLRSGDFLDAARYPTVEFYSERFIHRSGSRWAVAGALTLHGASRSVTLDTQYLGLGTGLEGEPRAACRATTELHREDFTLNWQSVLAHGIAAIGSSVEVTLDVQIVHKA; this is encoded by the coding sequence ATGTTCGGACGCCGACGGGGGATGGAGACGGCCGGAAGTTCCAGCCCGCACACATCCGCGACACTGACACTGCCACCGAGGGCGGGTCTGCTCAGCTGCCGGGTTCTCGACACCGTCCACCAGCCGGTCAGGCAGGCCACGTTCGAGGTGACCGACCCGATCGGGCGCCGGATCGTCAGGGGCGAGACCGACCCGTACGGCGGGTTCACGGCGGCCGTGCCGGAGGGCGAGTACCGGCTCTCCGTCACCGCCGAGGGGTACGCGCCGTTCCACGGGGCGACGCTGGTGGGGGACCCGGCGCAGCCCGGCACCGGGGAGATCATCCTCGACGCGGTGGAGCCGCCGCTGCTGCCGCAGCCCGGCCACTGGGAGCTCGACCCGACGCACTCGTCGATCGCCTTCACGGCCCGGCACATCGGCTTCGCGCGGATCGGCGGCCGGTTCAACACCTTCGCCGGCGCGGTACGGATAGCCGACCGCATGGAGGACTCCTCCATGCACGTGATCATCGATGCGGCGAGCATCGACACCGGGGTGCGGCTGCGCGACGACCACCTGAGGTCCGGCGACTTCCTGGACGCCGCCCGGTACCCGACGGTGGAGTTCTACAGCGAACGGTTCATCCACCGCAGCGGCAGCCGCTGGGCCGTCGCGGGCGCCCTGACTCTCCACGGGGCCAGCCGCTCCGTCACCCTGGACACCCAGTACCTGGGGCTGGGCACGGGACTGGAGGGCGAGCCGCGCGCCGCCTGCCGGGCCACCACCGAACTGCACCGCGAGGACTTCACCCTGAACTGGCAGTCGGTGCTGGCGCACGGCATCGCGGCGATCGGTTCGAGCGTGGAAGTGACGCTGGACGTGCAGATCGTCCACAAGGCCTGA
- the holA gene encoding DNA polymerase III subunit delta, producing the protein MATRKNSTDDPLAPLTLAVGQEDLLLDRAVREVVAAARAADADTDVRDLASEQLQPGTLAELTSPSLFSERKVLIVRNAQDLSADSVKEVKAYLDAPYEEIILVLLHAGGAKGKGLLDAARKAGAREVACPKMTKPADRLAFVRGEFRTLGRSATPEACQTLVDAIGSDLRELASAAAQLCADVEGTIDEAVVGRYYTGRAEASSFTVADRAVEGRAAEALEALRWSLSTGVAPVLITSALAQAVRAIGKLASAPRGARPGDLARDLGMPPWKIDRVRQQMRGWSADGVADALRAVAAADAGVKGGGDDPEYALEKAVVAVARAARPQRG; encoded by the coding sequence ATGGCCACCAGGAAGAACTCCACCGACGATCCGCTTGCCCCGCTCACCCTCGCGGTGGGGCAGGAGGACCTGCTGCTCGACCGTGCCGTACGGGAGGTGGTGGCGGCCGCCCGCGCCGCCGACGCCGACACGGACGTCCGCGACCTCGCCTCCGAGCAGCTCCAGCCCGGCACGCTGGCCGAGCTGACGAGCCCTTCGCTCTTCTCCGAGCGCAAGGTCCTGATCGTGCGCAACGCGCAGGACCTGTCCGCCGACTCGGTCAAGGAGGTGAAGGCGTACCTCGACGCGCCCTACGAGGAGATCATCCTCGTCCTCCTCCACGCGGGCGGCGCCAAGGGCAAGGGCCTGCTGGACGCGGCGCGCAAGGCGGGCGCCCGGGAGGTCGCCTGCCCGAAGATGACGAAGCCGGCGGACCGGCTGGCCTTCGTACGGGGCGAATTCCGCACGCTGGGCCGGTCGGCGACCCCGGAGGCGTGCCAGACCCTGGTCGACGCGATCGGCAGCGACCTGCGGGAGCTGGCGAGTGCGGCGGCGCAGCTGTGCGCGGACGTCGAGGGCACCATCGACGAGGCCGTGGTCGGCCGCTACTACACGGGCCGGGCCGAGGCCTCCAGCTTCACGGTCGCCGACCGGGCGGTCGAGGGGCGTGCGGCGGAGGCCCTCGAAGCCCTGCGGTGGTCCCTGTCCACCGGGGTGGCGCCGGTCCTGATCACCAGCGCCCTGGCTCAGGCGGTGCGCGCGATCGGCAAGCTGGCCTCCGCCCCGCGCGGGGCCCGCCCCGGCGACCTCGCCCGGGACCTGGGCATGCCGCCCTGGAAGATCGACCGGGTCCGCCAGCAGATGCGCGGCTGGTCGGCCGACGGCGTCGCTGACGCCCTGCGCGCCGTGGCCGCCGCAGACGCCGGGGTCAAGGGCGGCGGCGACGATCCCGAGTACGCTCTGGAGAAGGCGGTCGTGGCCGTGGCCCGCGCGGCCCGCCCCCAGCGCGGCTAG
- the rpsT gene encoding 30S ribosomal protein S20, with protein MANIKSQIKRNKTNEKARLRNKAVKSSLKTAIRKAREAVLAGDAEKATVASRAAARALDKAVSKGVIHKNAAANKKSALATKVASLQG; from the coding sequence GTGGCGAACATCAAGTCCCAGATCAAGCGGAACAAGACGAACGAGAAGGCGCGCCTGCGCAACAAGGCCGTCAAGTCCTCGCTCAAGACCGCGATCCGCAAGGCCCGCGAGGCCGTCCTCGCCGGTGACGCCGAGAAGGCCACCGTGGCTTCTCGCGCCGCCGCGCGTGCGCTCGACAAGGCTGTCTCGAAGGGTGTCATCCACAAGAACGCCGCCGCCAACAAGAAGTCGGCGCTGGCCACCAAGGTTGCCTCCCTGCAGGGCTGA
- the lepA gene encoding translation elongation factor 4, with protein MPAIPSHVPEPSRTDPALIRNFCIIAHIDHGKSTLADRMLQLTGVVDQRQMRAQYLDRMDIERERGITIKSQAVRLPWSPTVGEGQGKTHILNMIDTPGHVDFTYEVSRSLAACEGTVLLVDAAQGIEAQTLANLYLAMEKDLAIVPVLNKIDLPAAQPEKFAEELANLVGCQPEDVLRVSAKTGLGVDALLDKIVATVPAPVGPKDAPARAMIFDSVYDSYRGVVTYVRVVDGQLNKRERIRMMSTGATHELLEIGVSSPEMTPADGIGVGEVGYIITGVKDVRQSKVGDTITSLHNGATEALGGYKDPRPMVFSGLYPLDGSDYPDLREALDKLQLNDAALVYEPETSAALGFGFRVGFLGLLHLDVVRERLEREFGLDLIATAPNVVYRVVMEDGKEVSVTNPSEFPEGKISDVFEPVVRATLLAPSEFIGAIMELCQQRRGTLLGMDYLSEDRVEIRYTLPLAEIVFDFFDQLKSKTRGYASLDYEPTGEQSGSLVKVDILLHGDKVDAFSAVCHKDAAYAYGVRLVAKLRELIPRQAFEIPIQAAVGSRVIARETIRAIRKDVLAKCYGGDISRKRKLLEKQKEGKKRMKMVGSVEVPQEAFIAVLSSDESGGKKK; from the coding sequence GTGCCCGCGATCCCCAGCCACGTGCCCGAGCCGAGCCGTACCGACCCGGCGCTGATCCGCAATTTCTGCATCATCGCGCACATCGACCACGGCAAGTCGACGCTTGCCGACCGGATGCTCCAGCTCACCGGTGTGGTCGACCAGCGGCAGATGCGCGCCCAGTACCTCGACCGCATGGACATCGAGCGTGAGCGCGGCATCACGATCAAGTCCCAGGCCGTCCGACTGCCGTGGTCGCCGACCGTGGGCGAGGGCCAGGGTAAGACCCACATCCTCAACATGATCGACACCCCCGGACACGTCGACTTCACGTACGAGGTCTCGCGCTCCCTCGCCGCGTGCGAGGGCACGGTCCTCCTGGTGGACGCCGCCCAGGGCATCGAGGCACAGACCCTCGCCAACCTGTACCTGGCGATGGAGAAGGACCTCGCGATCGTCCCGGTCCTGAACAAGATCGACCTGCCGGCCGCCCAGCCGGAGAAGTTCGCCGAGGAGCTCGCGAACCTGGTCGGCTGCCAGCCCGAGGACGTGCTGCGCGTCTCGGCGAAGACCGGTCTCGGCGTCGACGCGCTGCTCGACAAGATCGTCGCCACGGTTCCGGCCCCGGTCGGTCCCAAGGACGCCCCGGCCCGCGCGATGATCTTCGACTCGGTCTACGACTCGTACCGCGGCGTGGTCACCTACGTCCGTGTCGTCGACGGCCAGCTCAACAAGCGCGAGCGCATCCGGATGATGTCCACCGGCGCCACGCACGAGCTGCTGGAGATCGGCGTCTCCTCCCCGGAGATGACCCCGGCCGACGGCATCGGCGTCGGCGAGGTGGGCTACATCATCACCGGCGTGAAGGACGTCCGTCAGTCCAAGGTCGGTGACACCATCACCAGCCTGCACAACGGCGCCACCGAGGCGCTCGGCGGCTACAAGGACCCGCGGCCGATGGTCTTCTCGGGCCTGTACCCGCTCGACGGATCGGACTACCCCGACCTGCGCGAGGCCCTCGACAAGCTGCAGCTCAACGACGCCGCGCTCGTATACGAGCCGGAGACCTCGGCGGCGCTCGGCTTCGGCTTCCGCGTCGGCTTCCTCGGCCTGCTCCACCTGGACGTGGTCCGCGAGCGCCTGGAGCGCGAGTTCGGCCTCGACCTGATCGCCACCGCGCCGAACGTGGTCTACCGCGTCGTCATGGAGGACGGCAAGGAAGTCTCCGTCACCAACCCGAGCGAGTTCCCCGAGGGCAAGATCTCGGACGTGTTCGAGCCGGTCGTCCGGGCAACCCTGCTCGCGCCCTCCGAGTTCATCGGCGCGATCATGGAGCTCTGTCAGCAGCGCCGCGGCACCCTCCTCGGGATGGACTACCTCTCCGAGGACCGGGTCGAGATCCGCTACACGCTCCCGCTCGCGGAGATCGTCTTCGACTTCTTCGACCAGCTGAAGTCCAAGACCCGTGGCTACGCCTCCCTCGACTACGAGCCCACCGGCGAGCAGTCCGGCAGCCTGGTCAAGGTCGACATCCTGCTGCACGGCGACAAGGTCGACGCCTTCTCTGCCGTCTGCCACAAGGACGCCGCCTACGCCTACGGCGTGCGCCTGGTCGCCAAGCTGCGCGAGCTCATCCCGCGGCAGGCCTTCGAGATCCCGATCCAGGCGGCCGTCGGCTCCCGTGTGATCGCCCGCGAGACCATCCGCGCCATCCGCAAGGACGTCCTCGCCAAGTGCTACGGCGGTGACATCTCCCGTAAGCGGAAGCTGCTGGAGAAGCAGAAGGAAGGCAAGAAGCGCATGAAGATGGTCGGTTCCGTGGAGGTCCCGCAGGAGGCCTTCATCGCCGTCCTCTCCAGCGACGAGTCCGGCGGCAAGAAGAAGTAG
- a CDS encoding AMP-dependent synthetase/ligase, translated as MSDTQTLIENRPPTVAALFLERVAATPHAEAYRYPVPAADGQGPDDWKSLSWGQAAERVFAIAAGLADLGLGPEERVALASNTRVEWILADLGVMCAGGAVTTIYPSTNAEESAFILADSESRVLIAEDGKQLAKARERRADLPKLAHVVVMEAADAVAAEGDPEGWVLSLADLEARGKEYLAKHPEAVKERIGAITADQLATLIYTSGTTGRPKGVRLPHDNWSYMAKATVATGMIHSDDVQYLWLPLAHVFGKVLTSGQIEVGHVTAVDGRIDKIIENLPIVQPTYMAAVPRIFEKVYNGVAAKARAGGGAKYKIFQWSVGVAREYAKVTQDNFRRTGQATAPFGLATKHKIADALVYSKLREAFGGKLRAAVSGASALAPDIGYFFSGAGIHILEGYGLTESSAASFVNPGEAYRTGTVGKPLPGTEVRIAEDGEVLLRGPGIMQGYHGQPEKTAEVLESDGWLHTGDIGELSPDGYLRITDRKKDLIKTSNGKYVAPAEIEGRFKAICPYVSTIVVHGADRNFCTALIALDEPSILTWAAENGLEGKTYAQVLAAPETARLIETYVQTLNEGLQKWQTVKKFRLLPRDLDVEHGDLTPSLKLKRPVVEREFKHLIDEMYEGAREA; from the coding sequence GTGAGCGACACACAGACCTTGATCGAGAACCGCCCGCCCACCGTGGCGGCCCTCTTCCTTGAGCGCGTGGCCGCCACGCCTCATGCGGAGGCGTACCGGTACCCGGTGCCCGCGGCCGACGGCCAGGGCCCCGACGACTGGAAGTCGCTCAGCTGGGGCCAGGCGGCCGAGCGGGTCTTCGCCATCGCCGCCGGGCTGGCCGACCTCGGCCTGGGGCCGGAGGAGCGGGTCGCGCTCGCCTCCAACACCCGGGTCGAGTGGATCCTCGCCGACCTCGGCGTGATGTGCGCCGGCGGCGCGGTCACCACGATCTACCCCAGCACGAACGCCGAGGAGTCGGCGTTCATCCTCGCGGACTCCGAGAGCCGGGTGCTCATCGCCGAGGACGGCAAGCAGCTGGCCAAGGCGCGCGAGCGCCGTGCCGACCTGCCGAAACTCGCCCACGTGGTGGTCATGGAGGCCGCGGACGCGGTCGCCGCCGAGGGCGACCCCGAGGGCTGGGTGCTCTCGCTCGCCGATCTGGAGGCGCGCGGCAAGGAGTACCTGGCCAAGCACCCCGAGGCGGTCAAGGAGCGGATCGGGGCCATCACCGCCGATCAGCTCGCCACCCTCATCTACACCTCCGGCACCACCGGCCGCCCCAAGGGCGTCCGGCTGCCGCACGACAACTGGTCGTACATGGCCAAGGCCACCGTCGCCACCGGCATGATCCACTCGGACGACGTCCAGTACCTGTGGCTGCCGCTGGCCCACGTCTTCGGCAAGGTGCTGACCTCCGGCCAGATCGAGGTCGGGCACGTGACCGCCGTCGACGGCCGGATCGACAAGATCATCGAGAACCTGCCGATCGTGCAGCCGACGTACATGGCGGCCGTTCCGCGCATCTTCGAGAAGGTCTACAACGGCGTGGCCGCCAAGGCCCGGGCCGGCGGCGGAGCCAAGTACAAGATCTTCCAGTGGTCGGTCGGCGTCGCCCGCGAGTACGCCAAGGTCACCCAGGACAACTTCCGGCGCACCGGCCAGGCGACCGCCCCGTTCGGCCTCGCCACCAAGCACAAGATCGCCGACGCGCTCGTCTACTCCAAGCTCCGCGAGGCCTTCGGCGGCAAGCTGCGCGCCGCCGTCTCAGGCGCCTCCGCCCTGGCGCCCGACATCGGCTACTTCTTCTCCGGCGCCGGCATCCACATCCTCGAGGGCTACGGCCTCACCGAGTCGAGCGCGGCCTCCTTCGTCAACCCGGGCGAGGCCTACCGCACCGGCACCGTCGGCAAGCCGCTCCCCGGCACCGAGGTCCGCATCGCCGAGGACGGCGAGGTGCTGCTGCGCGGTCCCGGCATCATGCAGGGCTACCACGGGCAGCCGGAGAAGACCGCCGAGGTGCTGGAGTCCGACGGCTGGCTGCACACGGGAGACATCGGCGAGCTGTCGCCCGACGGCTACCTGCGCATCACGGACCGCAAGAAGGACCTGATCAAGACCTCGAACGGCAAGTACGTCGCCCCGGCCGAGATCGAGGGCCGGTTCAAGGCGATCTGCCCGTACGTGTCGACCATCGTCGTGCACGGCGCCGACCGGAACTTCTGCACCGCCCTGATCGCGCTCGACGAGCCGTCCATCCTCACGTGGGCGGCCGAGAACGGGCTGGAGGGCAAGACGTACGCGCAGGTGCTGGCCGCGCCGGAGACCGCCCGGCTGATCGAGACGTACGTCCAGACCCTGAACGAGGGCCTGCAGAAGTGGCAGACGGTCAAGAAGTTCCGGCTGCTGCCGCGCGACCTGGACGTCGAGCACGGTGATCTGACGCCCAGCCTCAAGCTGAAGCGCCCGGTCGTCGAGCGTGAGTTCAAGCACCTGATCGACGAGATGTACGAGGGCGCGCGCGAGGCGTAG
- the hemW gene encoding radical SAM family heme chaperone HemW yields MPSALPDGEPMPEDGSLPSHALAGAGDRPLGFYLHVPYCATRCGYCDFNTYTATELRGTGGVLASRENYADTLIDEVRLARKVLGDDPRAVRTVFVGGGTPTLLPAGDLVRMLAAIRDEFGLAEDAEITTEANPESVNPEYLAELRAGGFNRISFGMQSAKQHVLKVLDRTHTPGRPEACVAEARAAGFEHVNLDLIYGTPGESDEDWRASLSAALGAGPDHISAYALIVEEGTQLARRIRRGEVPMTDDDVHADRYLIADAVMAEAGYSWYEVSNWATSQAGRCLHNELYWRGADWWGAGPGAHSHVGGVRWWNVKHPGAYAAALAEGRSPGAGRELLSEEDRRVERILLELRLVDGVPLSLLAPAGLAASRRALADGLLEAGPYEAGRAVLTLRGRLLADAVVRDLVD; encoded by the coding sequence ATGCCTTCCGCACTGCCCGACGGTGAACCCATGCCCGAAGACGGCTCGCTGCCGTCGCACGCCCTGGCGGGCGCGGGAGACCGGCCGCTCGGCTTCTACCTGCACGTCCCGTACTGCGCCACGCGGTGCGGGTACTGCGACTTCAACACCTACACGGCCACCGAGCTGCGGGGTACCGGTGGTGTGCTCGCCTCGCGGGAGAACTACGCCGACACCCTGATCGACGAGGTGCGCCTGGCCCGGAAGGTGCTCGGGGACGACCCGAGGGCCGTACGGACGGTGTTCGTGGGCGGCGGTACTCCGACGCTGCTGCCCGCCGGGGACCTCGTACGGATGCTCGCGGCGATCCGGGACGAGTTCGGCCTGGCCGAGGACGCGGAGATCACCACCGAGGCCAATCCGGAGTCCGTGAACCCGGAGTACCTGGCCGAGCTGCGGGCCGGCGGCTTCAACCGGATCTCCTTCGGCATGCAGAGCGCCAAGCAGCACGTCCTTAAGGTGCTGGACCGCACGCACACCCCCGGCCGCCCGGAGGCCTGCGTCGCGGAGGCGCGGGCGGCGGGCTTCGAGCACGTCAACCTGGACCTGATCTACGGGACGCCCGGGGAATCGGACGAGGACTGGCGGGCGTCGCTCTCCGCCGCGCTCGGCGCCGGCCCCGACCACATCTCGGCGTACGCGCTGATCGTGGAGGAGGGCACGCAGCTGGCGCGGCGCATCCGCCGGGGCGAGGTCCCGATGACGGACGACGACGTGCACGCCGACCGCTACCTGATCGCCGACGCGGTCATGGCGGAGGCCGGGTACTCCTGGTACGAGGTGTCGAACTGGGCCACCTCGCAGGCCGGGCGCTGCCTGCACAACGAGCTGTACTGGCGCGGCGCCGACTGGTGGGGCGCGGGGCCGGGCGCGCACTCGCACGTGGGCGGGGTGCGGTGGTGGAACGTCAAGCACCCCGGAGCGTACGCCGCCGCACTTGCGGAGGGGCGCTCTCCCGGGGCCGGGCGCGAGCTCCTCTCCGAGGAGGACCGGCGGGTGGAGCGGATCCTGCTGGAGCTGCGGCTGGTGGACGGGGTCCCGCTGTCCCTGCTGGCGCCTGCCGGGCTGGCGGCGTCCCGCCGCGCCCTGGCCGACGGACTGCTGGAGGCGGGGCCGTACGAGGCAGGGCGGGCCGTGCTGACCCTGCGCGGGCGGTTGCTCGCCGACGCCGTGGTCCGGGACCTGGTGGACTAG
- a CDS encoding HdeD family acid-resistance protein, whose amino-acid sequence MTVPSDASPMHTQSDPEDVLKQVGGSWHWALGFALATLIPGILVLVWPDETLHILAVIIGLQLLVAGGFRFVTAFSHTDGGGSRLAAVLIALLAFLAGVLVLRHPMQTIGALSLVVGVFWLMTGVLTAYVAIADRALPHRGLTFGLGALGAVAGIVVLCFPVDSAVALTRLLGLWLVLLGVFEVVMAFALRSADRRVTRTPPG is encoded by the coding sequence ATGACCGTACCCTCCGACGCGTCACCGATGCACACGCAAAGTGACCCCGAGGACGTCCTCAAGCAGGTCGGAGGCTCGTGGCACTGGGCTCTCGGCTTCGCCCTCGCGACCCTGATACCAGGCATCCTGGTGCTCGTCTGGCCCGACGAGACACTGCACATCCTGGCCGTGATCATCGGCCTGCAGCTCCTGGTGGCGGGTGGCTTCCGTTTCGTGACGGCCTTCTCGCACACCGACGGGGGCGGCAGCCGGCTGGCGGCCGTCCTGATCGCCCTGCTGGCGTTCCTGGCCGGCGTCTTGGTGCTGCGGCATCCGATGCAGACGATCGGCGCGCTGTCCCTGGTCGTCGGCGTGTTCTGGCTGATGACCGGAGTGCTCACCGCGTACGTCGCGATCGCCGACCGCGCGCTCCCGCACCGTGGCCTGACCTTCGGCCTGGGCGCCCTCGGCGCCGTCGCCGGAATCGTCGTCCTCTGCTTCCCGGTGGACTCCGCGGTCGCCCTGACGCGGCTGCTGGGACTGTGGCTCGTCCTGCTCGGCGTGTTCGAAGTGGTGATGGCCTTCGCACTGCGCTCCGCCGACCGCCGGGTCACCCGCACGCCTCCGGGGTGA
- a CDS encoding DUF3097 domain-containing protein, giving the protein MREYSPDLTPQWKRSKAVPEVAAEPDLVVEVAGTDFCGAVVACEAGTVTLEDRFGKRRVFPMEPRGFLLEGAVVTLVRPSRGPAGPARTASGSIAVPGARARVARAGRIYVEGRHDAELVERVWGDDLRIEGVVVEYLEGIDDLPAIVAEFAPAPDARLGILVDHLVPGSKESRIAASVTSPDVLIVGHPYVDVWQAVKPSALGIPAWPVIPRGQDWKTGICRSLGWPENTGAAWQHILSRVTSYRDLEPTLLGAVEHLIDHVTA; this is encoded by the coding sequence ATGCGCGAGTACTCCCCCGACCTGACCCCCCAGTGGAAGCGTTCCAAGGCCGTGCCGGAGGTGGCGGCGGAACCCGATCTGGTGGTCGAGGTGGCCGGTACGGACTTCTGCGGCGCGGTGGTGGCCTGCGAGGCGGGCACGGTGACCCTGGAGGACCGCTTCGGCAAGCGGCGGGTGTTCCCGATGGAGCCGCGGGGGTTCCTGCTGGAGGGCGCCGTCGTCACCCTGGTCCGCCCGTCCCGGGGCCCGGCCGGACCGGCCCGTACGGCCTCCGGCTCGATCGCCGTCCCGGGCGCCCGGGCCCGGGTGGCGCGGGCGGGCCGGATCTACGTCGAGGGCCGGCACGACGCCGAGCTGGTGGAGCGGGTCTGGGGTGACGACCTGCGGATCGAGGGCGTGGTGGTGGAGTACCTGGAGGGCATCGACGACCTCCCGGCCATCGTGGCGGAGTTCGCCCCGGCCCCGGACGCCCGCCTGGGGATCCTGGTGGACCACCTGGTGCCGGGCTCGAAGGAGTCCCGGATCGCCGCGTCGGTGACCTCTCCGGACGTCCTGATCGTGGGCCACCCGTACGTGGACGTCTGGCAGGCCGTGAAGCCGTCGGCGCTGGGCATCCCGGCGTGGCCGGTGATCCCCCGCGGCCAGGACTGGAAGACGGGCATCTGCCGCTCGCTGGGCTGGCCCGAGAACACCGGCGCCGCCTGGCAGCACATCCTGTCCCGGGTGACCTCGTACCGTGATCTGGAGCCCACCCTTCTGGGCGCGGTGGAGCACCTGATCGACCACGTCACGGCCTGA
- a CDS encoding MBL fold metallo-hydrolase, whose product MDVRWEEAGWERLTGRTGRRRLPVWDCTVGLVVGDDSVLLVDPGSCLREGAQVRAEAERLAGRHVTHIAFTHGHFDHILGAAAFPGAEVYGAVGLDALLATGRQELRGDAVRHGLADAEAAEAVDLLVTPKHLVSGEWTLELGGVQVLLANVGPGHTRHDLAVFVPGERETVFCGDLVEESGEPLAGPDAVPRQWPAALDRLLALGGDDAQYVPGHGAVVSAAFVRAQRATLAARFGVSGA is encoded by the coding sequence ATGGACGTGCGTTGGGAAGAGGCGGGCTGGGAAAGGCTGACCGGACGGACCGGCCGTCGGCGGCTCCCGGTGTGGGACTGCACGGTGGGGCTGGTGGTGGGGGACGATTCCGTCCTCCTCGTCGACCCCGGTTCGTGCCTGCGCGAGGGCGCACAGGTGAGGGCGGAGGCCGAGCGGCTGGCGGGCCGGCACGTGACCCATATCGCATTCACGCACGGCCATTTCGACCACATCCTGGGCGCGGCGGCCTTCCCCGGGGCCGAGGTGTACGGGGCGGTCGGGCTGGACGCGCTGCTCGCCACGGGCCGCCAGGAGCTGCGCGGAGACGCGGTGCGGCACGGTCTGGCAGACGCGGAGGCCGCGGAGGCGGTGGACCTGCTGGTGACGCCGAAGCACCTGGTGTCGGGCGAGTGGACGCTGGAGCTGGGCGGGGTGCAGGTGCTCCTGGCCAATGTGGGGCCCGGGCACACGCGCCACGACCTGGCGGTCTTCGTGCCGGGCGAGCGCGAGACGGTGTTCTGCGGGGACCTGGTCGAGGAGTCGGGCGAACCCTTGGCCGGCCCGGACGCGGTGCCCCGGCAGTGGCCCGCGGCCCTGGACCGGCTGCTGGCGCTGGGCGGGGACGACGCGCAGTACGTGCCGGGTCACGGAGCGGTGGTCTCCGCGGCCTTCGTGCGTGCGCAACGCGCCACACTGGCCGCCCGTTTCGGCGTGTCGGGGGCATGA
- the hrcA gene encoding heat-inducible transcriptional repressor HrcA, which yields MLSERRLEVLRAIVQDYVGTEEPVGSKALTERHRLGVSPATVRNDMAVLEDEGYIAQPHTSAGRIPTDKGYRLFVDRLAGVKPLSTPERRAIQNFLDGAVDLDDVVGRTVRLLAQLTRQVAVVQYPSLTRSTVRHVELLSLAPARLMLVLITDTGRVEQRLIDCPSPFGEASLADLRARLNSRVVGRRFTDVPPLVQDLPESFEADDRGTVSTVLTTLLETLVEEAEERLMIGGTANLTRFGHDFPLTIRPVLEALEEQVVLLKLLGEVNESGMAVRIGHENAYEGLNSTSVVSVGYGSGGETVAKLGVVGPTRMDYPGTMGAVRAVARYVGQILAES from the coding sequence ATGCTCAGCGAACGCAGACTCGAAGTGCTGCGCGCCATCGTCCAGGACTACGTCGGGACGGAGGAGCCGGTCGGCTCCAAGGCGCTCACCGAGCGGCACCGGCTCGGAGTCTCGCCCGCCACCGTGCGCAACGACATGGCCGTGCTGGAGGACGAGGGCTACATCGCCCAGCCCCACACCAGCGCCGGCCGGATCCCCACCGACAAGGGCTACCGCCTCTTCGTCGACAGGCTGGCGGGGGTCAAACCGCTGTCGACGCCCGAGCGCCGGGCCATCCAGAACTTCCTCGACGGCGCCGTCGACCTCGACGACGTGGTCGGCCGGACGGTGCGGCTGCTCGCGCAGCTGACCCGGCAGGTCGCCGTCGTCCAGTACCCGAGCCTGACCCGGTCGACCGTCCGGCACGTGGAGCTGCTCTCGCTCGCTCCCGCGCGCCTGATGCTCGTACTGATCACGGACACCGGGCGCGTCGAGCAGCGGCTGATCGACTGCCCGAGCCCCTTCGGGGAGGCCTCTCTGGCCGATCTGCGGGCCCGGCTCAACAGCAGGGTCGTCGGCCGTCGTTTCACCGACGTGCCCCCGCTCGTCCAGGACCTCCCCGAGTCCTTCGAGGCCGACGACCGCGGCACGGTGTCCACCGTGCTCACGACGCTCCTCGAAACCCTGGTCGAGGAAGCAGAAGAGCGGCTGATGATCGGCGGTACCGCCAATCTCACCCGCTTCGGACACGATTTTCCCCTGACGATCAGGCCGGTGCTCGAAGCGCTGGAGGAGCAGGTCGTGCTCCTCAAGCTGCTGGGCGAGGTCAACGAGTCGGGAATGGCCGTACGGATCGGGCATGAGAACGCCTACGAGGGACTGAACTCCACGTCGGTCGTCTCGGTCGGTTACGGTTCGGGCGGCGAAACGGTCGCCAAACTCGGCGTGGTCGGACCGACCCGCATGGACTACCCCGGAACGATGGGAGCGGTACGCGCAGTGGCACGTTACGTCGGACAGATCCTGGCGGAGTCGTAA